Proteins encoded by one window of Dioscorea cayenensis subsp. rotundata cultivar TDr96_F1 chromosome 6, TDr96_F1_v2_PseudoChromosome.rev07_lg8_w22 25.fasta, whole genome shotgun sequence:
- the LOC120263171 gene encoding uncharacterized protein LOC120263171, translated as MVVKFHGLIVIGNSYQHIILSEETENDFLKNKIEESPPPSIFSGHQILKQIENLKLKKITEVGAEQWNAPICKSSGWHKRSIFWDLPYWSTNLIRHNLDVMHIEKNVFENVFDTVMDVEGKTKDNAKAREDVKIYCKRKELEKNEATGKYPKACYSLSKEEKKVVCEWVSQLRFPDGYVSNMARCVDMCKYKMYRMKSHDCHVFMQRLIPIAFRELLPLSVWKALIELSLFFKDLTCSTIRVEDMNRLIKEIPVILCKLERIFPPGFFDSMEHFPIHLPYEAKIAGPVQYRWMYPFERFLRHLKKKVTNKAKVEGSICNAYLVEEASTFCSYHFEPHVNTKLRKIPRNDDGGEVETSEGLLSIFNFPGQPYGQAKSRRLTDKEYHQAQTYVLLNCDEVQQYVKIFVEEVVGNTPNITDAQVDGKLENEFANWFKIYAWDPNKNVTNQMMKDPATGPLKDKMLTLKQHAISVDPASTNSDLLQR; from the exons ATGGTGGTAAAGTTTCATGGTTTGATTGTCATCGGCAATTCCTACCAACACATCATCCTTTCAGAAGAAACAGAAAATGATTTCCTAAAGAACAAGATTGAAGAGTCACCACCTCCATCTATTTTTTCTGGGcatcaaattttgaaacaaatcgAAAACttaaagttgaagaaaataaCAGAAGTTGGTGCTGAACAATGGAATGCTCCTATTTGTAAGTCAAGTGGATGGCACAAGCGTAGCATATTTTGGGATTTGCCTTATTGGAGTACTAATCTCATCCGCCATAATCTTGATGTCatgcatattgaaaaaaatgtttttgaaaatgtgtttgACACAGTGATGGATGTGGAAGGCAAAACCAAAGATAATGCAAAAGCAAGAGAGGATGTGAAAATATATTGCAAGCGTAAAGAATTGGAGAAAAATGAAGCGACTGGGAAATATCCAAAAGCTTGCTATAGCTTAagtaaggaagaaaaaaaagttgtttgtgaaTGGGTAAGTCAACTTCGATTTCCGGATGGGTATGTTTCAAATATGGCAAGGTGTGTTGATATGTGCAAGTATAAAATGTATCGAATGAAAAGCCATGATTGCCATGTATTCATGCAAAGGTTAATCCCTATAGCCTTTCGTGAATTATTACCATTGTCGGTATGGAAAGCTTTGATAGAGCTAAgcttatttttcaaagatcttaCTTGTTCGACGATTAGAGTGGAAGACATGAATAGGCTTATCAAAGAAATTCCTGTAATATTGTGCAAGTTGGAGCGTATATTCCCTCCGGGTTTCTTTGACTCAATGGAACATTTTCCAATCCACTTACCATATGAAGCAAAGATAGCAGGGCCAGTGCAATATCGTTGGATGTACCCATTTGAGAG gttCTTGCGTCATTTAAAGAAGAAAGTAACTAACAAAGCCAAGGTTGAAGGTTCAATTTGTAATGCGTACTTAGTTGAAGAAGCATCAACTTTTTGTTCATATCACTTTGAGCCTCATGTGAACACAAAGTTAAGAAAAATACCTCGTAATGAtgatggaggagaggttgaaacATCTGAAGGtcttttatcaatatttaattttcctgGTCAACCATATGGGCAAGCAAAATCAAGGCGTTTGACTGATAAAGAATACCATCAAGCTCAAACTTATGTCTTACTAAATTGTGATGAGGTTCAACAATATGTCAA GATATTTGTGGAAGAGGTGGTGGGAAATACACCTAATATAACTGATGCACAAGTTGATGGTAAATTGGAAAATGAATTTGCTAACTGGTTTAAGATTTAC GCATGGGATCCTAATAAGAATGTGACCAATCAAATGATGAAGGATCCCGCAACTGGGCCTTTAAAA